Part of the Wolbachia endosymbiont (group B) of Eucosma cana genome, CGACCCAATGGTGAATGAAAATCACATACTATATTTTGGTTGGTTATCCCATAAAGAAATGGAAGAAGTTAAAACTACAACTTTAAAGATCAACAAAATCTTAGTCGACCTATTTTCAAATGCAAATATATATTTAGTTGATCTCAAGTTAGAATTTGGCAAATTGATAAACAACAGCACTAAAATCATTTTAGCCGATGAAATCAGCCCTGATAATTGTAGGCTATGGGATAAAAATACTCATAAAAAGCTAGACAAAGATGTTTTCCGTTTAAATCTAGGAAACTTAAAGGAAGCATACTCAGAAGTTGCAAAAAGACTGTCGGTAAAGTTAGACTAACTAAATACTACTCTATCAAGTGGAGGCTGACATGCTTCATCAAGTTTTCCAATAATCTCAATTTTTTCTCCACGCTTTTGGAAATGGCTTTCCACATCCTTCATATTATCGGGATCTACAATCAGTACTATACCTATGCCGCAATTAAATGTTTTTAACATTTCTCTCTTTTCTATTTTGCCTTCTTCTTTCAGCCATAAAAATATATCTGGCCATTTCCAAGAATTAATATTTATGTCTACAAATAAATTTCCTGAGAGAATTCTTGGAATATTGTCTATTAACCCGCCACCTGTTATATGCGCAATGCCTTTTACCTTTTGCATAATAGGCAACAAAGAATCAACATATATCTTTGTTGGCTTAAGTAATATTTCACCCCAAGATTTATTATTCCATGGAGATGAGTCGTTATAATTTATACCTAAGCTTTTGAAAATATGGCGCACCAAAGAAAATCCATTTGAGTGAATTCCATTTGATTCTAAACCAACTACACAGTCACCTGCTTTCATTATACTACAATTTGGAAGAATTTGCTTTCGATCAACAACACCAACCACAAACCCTGCAAGGTCATAGTGATTGTTACCATACATTCCAGGCATTTCTGCAGTTTCTCCACCAACTAATGCTATTTTAGATTCCTTGCATCCTTCTGCAATGCCCTGGATTACAGACAATAAAACGTTTTTGTTTAAAACGCCTGTTGCAAAGTAATCAAGGAAAAATAAAGGTGTTGCTCCTTGTGCAAGTAAATCATTTACACACATTGCAACTAAGTCTATACCTATAGTATCATGCTTATTCACCTCTTGAGCTATTAATAGTTTTGTGCCCACTCCATCAGTTGAGGAAACAAGTACTGGATGGTCGTATTTCTTACTCAGCGAAGAAAAGTCAAACAATGCGGAAAATGATCCTACTTCACTAATTACTTCTTCTCCTTTAGTCTTTTCAATAATAGGTTTAACTTTTTTTATTAGTTCATTATATAGTTTAAGGTCTATTCCAGATTTAGCATAAGTATTCATAACGCCTTCATAAATCTTATAATTATTAATACTACATTAATGCTTTGACACAAAAAGCGCAACGAAACTTTCTCTTAAATTGACTACTACGTGCCTACCAATATAGGGTTAACTTAAATCATTTATACTTTTATCCAATGAATAAAAACATAATGTTAATAACAGAATGCCTATCAGGACGAATTCTTCATGATTTTGCTAATTCTATGCAAGGAATAGTGGGTGGATTGGAAGAGCTTGAAGAAAACAATCCTAATATGCTAAAAGAAATAACATCACTACTTGAAGAAAGCTCTAATGATTTAATATATAAATATAAAGTTATGA contains:
- the purM gene encoding phosphoribosylformylglycinamidine cyclo-ligase: MNTYAKSGIDLKLYNELIKKVKPIIEKTKGEEVISEVGSFSALFDFSSLSKKYDHPVLVSSTDGVGTKLLIAQEVNKHDTIGIDLVAMCVNDLLAQGATPLFFLDYFATGVLNKNVLLSVIQGIAEGCKESKIALVGGETAEMPGMYGNNHYDLAGFVVGVVDRKQILPNCSIMKAGDCVVGLESNGIHSNGFSLVRHIFKSLGINYNDSSPWNNKSWGEILLKPTKIYVDSLLPIMQKVKGIAHITGGGLIDNIPRILSGNLFVDININSWKWPDIFLWLKEEGKIEKREMLKTFNCGIGIVLIVDPDNMKDVESHFQKRGEKIEIIGKLDEACQPPLDRVVFS